DNA from Catenulispora sp. EB89:
CAGGCCGCGCGCCATCGCGGTCTGCACGTGCTCCTTGGCCAACTGCTCCCGCATCGCGTTGCGTGTCACCCGCGCCAGGAACCCGCACGAGATCAGCGCCATCGCCGCCGCCGGCAGGATCAGGCTGTCGATCCGTCCCCAGAACCCGTTCTCGACCCCCGAGGCCGGGAACCAGCCGAGCTTCACCGCGAACGTCGAGATCAGCAGGGCGGAGGCGACGAACGGCGGAACCGTCACCGACACCGACGTGTAGACGTTCACCGCCGAGTCCACGAACCCCGGCTTCAACGCCGCCGCGACACCCAGCGCCAGTCCCAGCACCGCGATCATCAGGGCGGCCAGGACCACCAGGGTCACGGTCGTCGCCAGCCCGGCACCGACCCGGTCGGACACCTGCTGGTTCGTCACCATCGACCGCCCGAAGTCGCCGTGCAGCGCCCCGGTCAGCCAGTCCCAGTACCGCACCGGCAGCGGATCGTCCAGGTGCAGCTGGTGCCGCACCGCCGCGCGCGCCGCCGGCGAGGGCGTCCGGTTCCCGAACACGATGTTCTCCGGACTCCCCGGCGCGAGGTACAGCGAGGAGAAGATCAGCATGCTGGCCAGCAGCAGCGTCACCACCAGCCCGCCGAGCCTGCGGAGCAGGAATCGGACCGTCACGGCGCGCCCACCGCCGCGCCCCAGGCGTAGGACATGTACGAGAACGTCAGCGGCGCCCCGGTCACCTTCGTGTTCTGCCACACCAGCGCCCGCGGCGCCACGATCGGGATCCACGGCAGGTCCTGCATCACCTGGGCCTGGGCCTGCACCGCGAAGTTCGCCCGCTGGATCAGGTCGTCAGTGCCCTGCGCCTTCAGCACCGCGCTCTCCACGACGGCGTTCTCGTACCCGTTGAAGTTCTGCACGCCGCTCTTGGTCGCGTAGCTGGCGTACATCGTCGAGACGTCGGGGAACTCCAGGTAGTTCAGCGTCAGGAAGCCGTCGTAGTCGGCGCGCGCCTTCGGGTCGGTGAACAGGTTGCCGTACTGCTGCGGCGGCAGGGCCACGATCTTCATGTTCAGGCCGATGGCGTTGCCGGTCTGCTGGAGCACCTGCGCCAGCTGCGCGAACGTGGAGCCGTCGGCGGAGTAGGCGATGGTGACGGCCTTGCCCTTGGCGCCGGCCTGGTTCACCAGGTCCGCCGCCTTCTTCAGGTCCGGGGTGACCTTCAACTTGTCGTAGGCGGCCTGGTAGACGGCCTTCACCGGGTCCGGCTGGCTGTCGAAGAAGCCGGGGCCGGCCACCGCGTACAGCGGATCCGCGGCACCGGCGAAGATCGACGTCGCGATGCCGGAGCGGTCGATGGCCAGCGACAGCGCCTGCCGGACCGCCGGGTCCTTCAGACCGCCGTCGAGCTTGGAGACGATCAGGTCCACGTTCTGCGTCGTCGAGCCCTCGCCGCCGACGTACAGCTTGCCGTTTGTCGCCTTCTGCAGCGTCGGCACCACGTTGACCGGCAGGTCGAACGCGCCCTCGATGGTGCCCTGGGTCAGGCCGTTGGAGAAGCTCTGCGGGTCCTGGGGGAAGGTGAACGTCAGCTTGCCGACCTTGGCGGCGTGCGTCGGGTCCCAGTAGTTCGGGTCCTTCTTCAGCACCAGCGAGTTGGTGCCGTCGAACGACTCGACGGTGAACGGCCCGGAGCACACCAGCTTGCCGGTCGCGCTGCCGAAGTTCTGCCCGGCGGCCACCGTGTTCGCCTTCTCCACGATCGCGCCGGCCAGGATGCCCATGTTGCGGATGAACACGTAGTTCGGCTGCGACAGCGTGATCGTCACCTGACCCGGCCCGCTCGCGGCGATGGCGGTGACCTGGTTGTAGGAGTCGGCGTAGTTCGAGGCGACGGCCGGGTCCAGGTTGCGCTTGAGGCTGAACACCACGTCGTCGGTCGTGACCGGCTTGCCGTCGCTGAAGTGCGCCGAGGGATCGAGGTCGAACACGATGTGGGTGCCGTCGACCTGCTGCCAGGACTTGGCCAGCCCCGGGGCCAGCGAGTAGTCGGGGTTGGTGCGCAGCAGCGGCTCGCAGACGTTGCCCAGGATCGTCTCCTCCGGATAGTCCGCGGTCTTCAACGGATCCAGCGAGTACGGCGCCCGGTAGTCGCCGGACCAGGTCACGGCATCGAGCGGGCCGGTGGCGGTGCCGGTGGTCAGCTCGTTGGTGGAGATGTTCGCGCTCGGAGCGGCCTGCTTGGTGCCGCTGCTCTTGCCGGAGCAGCCGGACAGGGCCAGCGACGCGGCGGCGGTGACGGCCAGGGGCGCGGCCAGACGGGCCGGTATGCGGTTCATGGCGGTGCTGTCCTTTCTCGAGGGAAGAAGTGGACCTGCTGACTACTCGGCGCCGTAGACCTGGACGCCCTCGACGAACGTCCGCAGTACCGTGGCGTCGCCGATCTCGTGCGCCGGGCCGTCGAACGGGTCCCGGTCCAGCAGCGCCAGGTCCGCGTACTTGCCGACCTGGATCGAACCGGTCACGTCGTCGATCTGGTTCACGTGGGCCGCGCCGGCGGTGTACGCCGCGACGGCCTGGCCGAGATCCAGCCGCTCGGCCGGGTAGAACACCTTGCGCGCCGCGAACTCCTCAGCCGACAAGCCCGGCTCCACGCGGTTCACGGCCGTGTGGATGCCCCACATCGGGTTCGGCGAGGACACCGACCAGTCCGAGCCGGCCGCGATCGTCGCCCCGGCACGGCTGAGCGAGCCGAACGGGTACTGCCAGGCCGCGCGTTCCTCGCCGAGGAAGGGGATGGTCAGTTCGTCCATCGCCGGTTCGTGTGCGGCCCACAGCGGCTGGATGTTCGCTGTGGCGCCGAGCCGGCGGAAGCGCTGGATGTCGTCGGGGTGCACGACCTGGAGGTGCGCCAGGTGATGGCGTCCGCCGGGGCCGTTCGCGGCGCGCGCCGCCTCGACGGCGTCCAGGGCGCTGCGGACGGCGCGGTCGCCGAGGGCGTGGAAGTGGACTTGGAAACCGGCGGCGTCCAGTTCGGTGACGTAGGACTTGAGCTTGTCCGGGTCGATGAAAGTCAGGCCGGTGTTGTCGGTGGTGCAGCCGCAGCCGTCGAGGTAGGGGTCGAGCAGCGCGGCGGTGTGGTTCTCGGCGACTCCGTCGAGCATCATCTTCACGGTGCGGGCCCGGAAGCGGCCGTTCCCGGCCTCCTCGCGCCGGGCGCGGAACAGTTCCAGCTGTTCCAGGCCGCTCTCGCGGTCCCACCACAGTGCCCCGGCCACGCGGGCGGTCAGGGCGCCGGAGCGGGAGGCGTTCAGGTACGGCGCGTAGACGTCGGCGGGACCCAGGCCGGCGCCGACTCCGGCGTCCTGCCAGGCGGTGATGCCGAACGAGTGCAGGTACGCCTGGCCGGCCAGGAGGCCGTCGGCCAGTTCCTGTGCGGTCGGCGGCGGGACGTGCGCGGCCACCAGTGCCATCGCGCCTTCTTGCAGGCAGCCGTTGGGCTCGCCGTCGGCATCGCGTTCGATCCGGCCGTCGAAGGGGTCCGGGGTGTCGCGGGTGATGCCGCAGACCTCCAGGGCCTTGCTGTTGACCCACATACCGTGGCCGTCGCGGTTCGGCAGTGCGACCGGCCGGTCCGGGACCACGGCGTCCAGCAGGTCTTTCGTCGGCATGCCGCCGGGGAAGGCGTCCATGCTCCAGCCGCCGCCGCGGATCCAGGCGGCTTGTGGGTTGCGCTGCGCGTAGTCGGCGACGGCGGCCGCGAACTCTTCGGCGGTGTGCAGCTCGTGCAGGTCGCACTGGCGCAGGGTGGTGCCGCCGAGGACGGGGTGGACGTGTGAGTCCTGGAAGCCCGGGAGCAGGAGCTTGCCGGCCAGGTCCACGACCTCGGTGTCCGGGCCGATCAGATCCCTGACGTCGCGCTCCCGGCCGACCGCGGTGATCCGGCCGCCGGCCACCGCCACCGCCGTGGCCCAGGAGCGCGCCGGGTCGACGGTGAAGACCGGGCCGCCGGTGAAGACGAGGTCTGCGAACGAGGAAGGGGACACCGGTCCTCCAAGGAAGTGCGAAAGGAATTCCCGTGAGCTGGGTCACGGCGTGCGTCGTGGGGAGTAGCAAAACCCATGACAGTGCCGCTGTCAATGCCATTGACAACGCGGACGCCACTACGATGTGATCGCTGCACACCGCTGACTGCTGACCGCTGACCGCCGATACGTGCTGAACGGAGACACCGCGATGCCGCGCGCCGCGACCGAGTCCGAGCCCGAGTCCGAATCCCCCGGCTCCTCGGGCTCCACGGGCTCCGTCAGCCCGACCGGATCCAGAAAGGGCGGCGGCCGCCGCCGCGCGGCGCTGTCCCGCGAGGTGATCATCGAGGCCGCGCTGAACATCGGCTCCCGGGAGGGCGGCTCGGCGCTGACGTTCAGCCGCCTGGGCAAGGAGCTCGGCGCCGACCCGACCAGCGTCTACCGGCACTTCCGGGACAAGGACGAGCTGGTGGTGGCGCTCACCGACCGGATGGTCACGGAGTCCGTGGAGCGGATGGCCGGCCTCGCGCCGCAGGAGGTGGGCTGGCGCGAGTGGCTGCGGCGGATCGCGCACGCGGTCCGCTCGGTGTACCTGGACCGGCCGGCGATCGCGGTGCTGGCGGCGAGCCGCACGGCCGCCAGCAAGTCCGAGACCGAGAGCGTGGAGCAGATCATCGGAGTGCTGCACAGCGCCGGTCTGCCGGTGGTCGAGGCAGCCGAGGTCTACCGCGCGCTGCTGGACCTGACGCTGGCCTTCACCCAGTACAGCGCCGCCTGGTCACTGCTGGACCCCGAGTACCAGAACCGCGACGAGCAGGCCTGGGCGGTCGGCTACGCCACCCTGCCGGCCGAGCGCTTCCCGCTGGTGCACGCCAGCAGTGCCCGGCTGCTGGAGCTGACACGGGACGACGCCGCCGTGTTCGACTACACGCTGGGGCTGTTCCTGGACGGCGTGCAGGTGCGGCTGACCGCACGGGGAGCGTCCGGCAGCTGACGGCGGGCTGCCGGACGCGTCGGGCGTTTCTTGAGTCGGGCGTTTCCCGAATCGGGAACGTGCCGAAGACGGCGCGCGGCAAGCGTTAGCGCCGACGGCCGGACCGGCCACCGGGCACGAACAGCCTGCCGTCGCCGCTGCGAACCTGCTCGGCGTCCTCGGCGTAGGCAGATCGATCAGGGAGCCTGCGGGTCTGCGAGGTCCTGGGTCGGTTCGGTGTCCGGATCCGGCTTGGCGGGCTCTTCCTGCCAGGCGTCGAGGCCCGGGTCCGAACGCTTCCACCACAGGGCCCAGACCACGACCCCGCCGGCTGCGGCGAGCAGCAGGGCGATCCTGCCGCGGCGCGGCCTGCGTCCCGAGAGCCGGTCGATCTGGGCCGGGGAAACCTCGCCCAGCAGCCCGGACAGCGCGGCCGAACCGCGCGACGCCGCCTCCGTCCGGATCGGACGGCTGCGCTCCATCGCGGCGTGCGCGGCCGTGTGCACCGCCTGCGACGCGGCCGCGGCGACCTTGGGCGCCACGTCGTCGAACTCGTCGCGGATCTTGTGCCCGGCCTCGGCGGTGTGCTCGGACACGGTGTGCCCGATCGCGCCGAGTCGGCTGTGATCCGGCGCCTTGTGCATCAGGTTTTTCATGATGATGCCTCCCTGGGTCGGGCTCCGGGTTTCCAGACCGAGGCGCTTCAAACAAGTCGCTACGACAAGCGCGGCTACGTCTTCCTCGGCACCGGCACAACCGCAGCCCTTGTTATCTGGCTCCGCACGTGATCGACCGGAAAGCTCTAGGCGCCCGACCCGGTGAGCTCGGTCAGGTCGCGCAGCACCTCGGATGCGGTGATCGGGTCTAGTTCGCCGAAGGTCAGGGGTCCGCCGTCCGATGAGGACCACTGGCCGTACGGCTTGTCGTTGAGCCAGATGGCGGTGAGCTCCTGGTCCCCGGACTCGTGGACGTTGCCGATCGGTATGCCGGGGTACAGGTCGGCCACGACGGCGCGCCCGCCGGGGACGACCCGCTCCATCCAGTTCTGGCCGCCGCCGTCCTGGGGCGCGCCGCGCCGCCAGCCGTGCTTCTCCATGCCCAGCAGCGTCGTGACCGGAAGCTTGCGCCTGGCGAAGCGGTCGAGCGAGGTGGCCGCGCGCTCGGCGTCGGTCAGGGCGAAGACGGCCCGGCCCAACTGCTGGAACGGCTGAAGGACCTCGTAGTCGGCGAACACGTCCGACCAGGCGGCGAGGTCGTCGGCGAGATGCAGCGGGTGCGCGATGCCGACCTCGGCTCCGTCGGGCACGGAGAAAGGCTCGTCGGCGAGGTCCGCGTAGCTCCCGTCCTCCGCGACCCTGAACGCGGTGGGTGCCGCGCCGGGGCCGGAGAGGCAGGTCCAGACCAGGCGCCGGGCCAGATGGCGCAGCAGCGGGTGCGCGATGAACAGCTCGGCGAACTCGGCGGCGGTCCAGCGCCGCTGGGTGACCATCGCGTGTTCCAACCGGACCAACTGGTCGGCGGCGACCGTGCGCACGTCCTTCTTGAGGGCACTGAACTGCCGGTGGGCGGCAGCGGCCGATTCGGCGTCATCGCGGGCCCCGGGCTTCGGCAGCGCCTTGAGCCGCCCGCCGTTCTCGTCGGTGACGTACGGCTGGAGCCGTTCGTCGAAGCCGACCGTGAAACGGCGTGGCCCGTAGTCCAGGACCAGGCTGCCCGCCGGGTCGAGGTCGAAGTCGGGCACGAGCCGGTCCGCCAACTGCTCAGGGCTCAGGCCCAGATCGGCGGCCACCTCGGCGATCTGCTCGTTCGCCTTCTCTCTCAGTGCCCTGAATCTGACCTTCTGCGCGATGCTGTTCAGGTGCATCAGCGCCACGTCGGTGCCGATGTCGGTGAGCACCGCCAGGCCGGTGGCCGCGCGCTGGTGCCCGCCCTCGCCGGGCCAGACGCGGATCACCGGCGACAGGCGGCGGACCGTCTCGTCGTCGCCGAGCCAGCGCAGGGCTTCGAGGATCCAGCCCTCCTGGGGCGGGTAGTCCACATCGCGCCAGAACTGGAACAGCTGCCAGGCGAACTCCGCCAGGGACGCCGGATCGCACGCCTCTTTGACGATGGCGACGCCGGCGTACACGTCGCCCGGCTTCGAGATCGCCAGCATCGTGCACAGGTGCCGGACCGCCGCCGGGGGAAGCGCCGCGGACCGGTCGCGCAGCAGTACCTGCGGCAGCAGCCACGGCTCCAGCCAGCTCGGCTGGCCCGGCACCTTGTTCGGCAGGCTGAGGACGAGTTCGTGCTCCAGCAGGAACTCCACGGCCTCGACGGTCTCCCGGCCGTAGTCCTCGGCCGCGGCCATGACCTCGTCCCCGCGCCCGGCGGCCACGAGCGCCCGCAGCGCGGCCTCGGCCCCACGGCGCGCCGGCCCCGCCTTGCCCACCGCCGCCGGGATCAGCGCCGTGGCGGCGAAAGCCGGGTGCCGGCCCAGCCAGGCGAGCACCGCCGGACGGGTCGACTTGCTGCCCCGCGCCAGCCATTCGGCCATCTGGTCGGCGACTTCGTAGGCCGCGAACGGCACCAGGATTCCCGCGTCGATCGGCTGGATCGTGTGCGCGATGTGCAAAGCGGCCGGCAGCGCGTCGAGCCCGTAGCGTGGAATCAGTGCACGGACACACTCGGGATCCTGCCACCGTGAGGCGGGCCTCCACTGCCGGATCAGGGCTCTGGTGATCTCCTCCGGCCCGTCCGCGAAGAACACGTACGCCAAGGCCAGATCCTGTTGACGTTCGATGAACACGTCGGCCCGTTCCGGCCAGGACTGGTTCTCCCACTGCGGATACGACTCATTGTCGGCCACGGCGTCGAACATCGTCGCCCACTGCTCTGCCTCGCCGGTCCGCCACACCATGCCGCCGACGCCTGACGGCCGTCGCAGCCCTTTGACGGCGGTCGGTCGCGCGGGCTGATCCGCGGCCAGCCACGGCGGAGTGACCAGCACCGACGGCAGACGCTCGGCATTGGCCGACGGGGCGATCGGGGCCGAGCCGATGGCGTCGACGATCTCCCGGGACTGTTCGGACAGCTGCGGCAGCGCCGCCTCGACGGCCCGCGGGTTGCCGAGCACGTGCGCGCGGAGCAGAGCGGCCGAGATCGTGCCGATGGCAGTGTCCTGAGACGCGCTCGCCGCGAGCAGCCGTACAGCGCGGACCGGGAAGTGCCGGCAGGCCTCGATCACCGCCGTCCGCACGTGCTTGTTGTTGGTCACGCTCCATCCCGGCCCGGCGTCGGGTTTCCGGTCGAGCCGGTCGATCAGGGCCTGGAAGGCCTCGTCGGTGGGCACACCCGCCACCACGGACAGGAGGAACTGCTGGTTCTCGGCGTGCCACGTCACGTCGTACCACCGCGCCAGCCACGCTCCGGCGTGCCGCGGCGCGCCGTCGGCGACCGTCGCCGCCAGATCGAACCCGACGCCGTACCAGTCGTCCTGAGGCGGCTGCGCGTCGAACTGTTCTGGAGTGCTGAGCGCGCAGATCAACAGGCCCTTCTCCTGAGCCAGGCCGCTGTAGGCGGCGTGGTCGCGCCAGTCCTCGTCCACCCACTCGGTCCGTGCGGGGAACAGGAACGACGTGAACACCCGCTGTTCGTGGCCTAGCGCGCGGTATTCGGCGGCGGCGGCACACGCCTCGGCGTGGTCGGCGTCCGACGCCACCGCCAGATGCCCGCGCACCTGCGCGGCGATCGTTCGGAGCTGGTGGAAGTGCGGCCAGTAGCTGTCGGCGTGGCGCGGTTCGGGAAGCGGCGGCAGCCGGGTCAGCGGCTTCTCGCCGTAGCTGATTCCGCAGATCTCGAGCACCGCCCGCGTCGCGAACACCACACCGCGCTGCTCGACCCATTCGTCCGCCAACGGGGCCAAGCTCGGCTCCTGGGCGGACCGGTCCCAGGAGAACATCGCCACGGCGACCACCGCGGCACCCAGCGGCGAGGCCGAGGACGACGTCGGATCGTCCAGAAACGCGCCGCCGGCCTCGGCCGATTCCGCATCGGGATCGGCACTCGCCAGCCGGCGGCGCACGGCCTGCCGGAAGGGACCGAGCGCCTTCGCCGCCTTGGCCGCCTCGGCCTTGCCGACGGCCAGATCCGGACGTATCGCGCCGCCGCGGCGCGCCATGACCATCCGCTGCCGGCCCGCCGGGACCACGAGAGCATCCTCGTCCGGCAGCGGAGCCGTCGGGTC
Protein-coding regions in this window:
- a CDS encoding DUF4132 domain-containing protein, with the protein product MTQFDVDPTAPLPDEDALVVPAGRQRMVMARRGGAIRPDLAVGKAEAAKAAKALGPFRQAVRRRLASADPDAESAEAGGAFLDDPTSSSASPLGAAVVAVAMFSWDRSAQEPSLAPLADEWVEQRGVVFATRAVLEICGISYGEKPLTRLPPLPEPRHADSYWPHFHQLRTIAAQVRGHLAVASDADHAEACAAAAEYRALGHEQRVFTSFLFPARTEWVDEDWRDHAAYSGLAQEKGLLICALSTPEQFDAQPPQDDWYGVGFDLAATVADGAPRHAGAWLARWYDVTWHAENQQFLLSVVAGVPTDEAFQALIDRLDRKPDAGPGWSVTNNKHVRTAVIEACRHFPVRAVRLLAASASQDTAIGTISAALLRAHVLGNPRAVEAALPQLSEQSREIVDAIGSAPIAPSANAERLPSVLVTPPWLAADQPARPTAVKGLRRPSGVGGMVWRTGEAEQWATMFDAVADNESYPQWENQSWPERADVFIERQQDLALAYVFFADGPEEITRALIRQWRPASRWQDPECVRALIPRYGLDALPAALHIAHTIQPIDAGILVPFAAYEVADQMAEWLARGSKSTRPAVLAWLGRHPAFAATALIPAAVGKAGPARRGAEAALRALVAAGRGDEVMAAAEDYGRETVEAVEFLLEHELVLSLPNKVPGQPSWLEPWLLPQVLLRDRSAALPPAAVRHLCTMLAISKPGDVYAGVAIVKEACDPASLAEFAWQLFQFWRDVDYPPQEGWILEALRWLGDDETVRRLSPVIRVWPGEGGHQRAATGLAVLTDIGTDVALMHLNSIAQKVRFRALREKANEQIAEVAADLGLSPEQLADRLVPDFDLDPAGSLVLDYGPRRFTVGFDERLQPYVTDENGGRLKALPKPGARDDAESAAAAHRQFSALKKDVRTVAADQLVRLEHAMVTQRRWTAAEFAELFIAHPLLRHLARRLVWTCLSGPGAAPTAFRVAEDGSYADLADEPFSVPDGAEVGIAHPLHLADDLAAWSDVFADYEVLQPFQQLGRAVFALTDAERAATSLDRFARRKLPVTTLLGMEKHGWRRGAPQDGGGQNWMERVVPGGRAVVADLYPGIPIGNVHESGDQELTAIWLNDKPYGQWSSSDGGPLTFGELDPITASEVLRDLTELTGSGA
- a CDS encoding amidohydrolase, translated to MSPSSFADLVFTGGPVFTVDPARSWATAVAVAGGRITAVGRERDVRDLIGPDTEVVDLAGKLLLPGFQDSHVHPVLGGTTLRQCDLHELHTAEEFAAAVADYAQRNPQAAWIRGGGWSMDAFPGGMPTKDLLDAVVPDRPVALPNRDGHGMWVNSKALEVCGITRDTPDPFDGRIERDADGEPNGCLQEGAMALVAAHVPPPTAQELADGLLAGQAYLHSFGITAWQDAGVGAGLGPADVYAPYLNASRSGALTARVAGALWWDRESGLEQLELFRARREEAGNGRFRARTVKMMLDGVAENHTAALLDPYLDGCGCTTDNTGLTFIDPDKLKSYVTELDAAGFQVHFHALGDRAVRSALDAVEAARAANGPGGRHHLAHLQVVHPDDIQRFRRLGATANIQPLWAAHEPAMDELTIPFLGEERAAWQYPFGSLSRAGATIAAGSDWSVSSPNPMWGIHTAVNRVEPGLSAEEFAARKVFYPAERLDLGQAVAAYTAGAAHVNQIDDVTGSIQVGKYADLALLDRDPFDGPAHEIGDATVLRTFVEGVQVYGAE
- a CDS encoding TetR/AcrR family transcriptional regulator, whose product is MLNGDTAMPRAATESEPESESPGSSGSTGSVSPTGSRKGGGRRRAALSREVIIEAALNIGSREGGSALTFSRLGKELGADPTSVYRHFRDKDELVVALTDRMVTESVERMAGLAPQEVGWREWLRRIAHAVRSVYLDRPAIAVLAASRTAASKSETESVEQIIGVLHSAGLPVVEAAEVYRALLDLTLAFTQYSAAWSLLDPEYQNRDEQAWAVGYATLPAERFPLVHASSARLLELTRDDAAVFDYTLGLFLDGVQVRLTARGASGS
- a CDS encoding ABC transporter substrate-binding protein translates to MNRIPARLAAPLAVTAAASLALSGCSGKSSGTKQAAPSANISTNELTTGTATGPLDAVTWSGDYRAPYSLDPLKTADYPEETILGNVCEPLLRTNPDYSLAPGLAKSWQQVDGTHIVFDLDPSAHFSDGKPVTTDDVVFSLKRNLDPAVASNYADSYNQVTAIAASGPGQVTITLSQPNYVFIRNMGILAGAIVEKANTVAAGQNFGSATGKLVCSGPFTVESFDGTNSLVLKKDPNYWDPTHAAKVGKLTFTFPQDPQSFSNGLTQGTIEGAFDLPVNVVPTLQKATNGKLYVGGEGSTTQNVDLIVSKLDGGLKDPAVRQALSLAIDRSGIATSIFAGAADPLYAVAGPGFFDSQPDPVKAVYQAAYDKLKVTPDLKKAADLVNQAGAKGKAVTIAYSADGSTFAQLAQVLQQTGNAIGLNMKIVALPPQQYGNLFTDPKARADYDGFLTLNYLEFPDVSTMYASYATKSGVQNFNGYENAVVESAVLKAQGTDDLIQRANFAVQAQAQVMQDLPWIPIVAPRALVWQNTKVTGAPLTFSYMSYAWGAAVGAP
- a CDS encoding DUF5324 family protein codes for the protein MKNLMHKAPDHSRLGAIGHTVSEHTAEAGHKIRDEFDDVAPKVAAAASQAVHTAAHAAMERSRPIRTEAASRGSAALSGLLGEVSPAQIDRLSGRRPRRGRIALLLAAAGGVVVWALWWKRSDPGLDAWQEEPAKPDPDTEPTQDLADPQAP
- a CDS encoding ABC transporter permease, which produces MTVRFLLRRLGGLVVTLLLASMLIFSSLYLAPGSPENIVFGNRTPSPAARAAVRHQLHLDDPLPVRYWDWLTGALHGDFGRSMVTNQQVSDRVGAGLATTVTLVVLAALMIAVLGLALGVAAALKPGFVDSAVNVYTSVSVTVPPFVASALLISTFAVKLGWFPASGVENGFWGRIDSLILPAAAMALISCGFLARVTRNAMREQLAKEHVQTAMARGLPRRHVIRRHVLRNALPPIVTVIGLQVAGLFASTLIVESAFGVPGIGRLTIQSVAQKDFPVVQAVALLLVAAFVVANAVTDLVQGLVDPRLKTAGGAA